The DNA window TGTTCGACGGATTGCAGCGCGCTTACTCGGATGCGGAAATTGGTCAATGGATGCAAACACACATGAAAATGGCATTTGGTACGAGTCATCAGTTATTAATAGAGAGCGCTTTTCAACCTGATGTCGTTTATCTTGATCCGATGTTCCCTCATAGAGAAAAATCAGCGTTAGTGAAAAAAGAGATGCGCGTATTTCAAACGCTCGTTGGCGGAGATGATGATGCCGATGCGTTACTGCCTTTTGCAATGTCACTTGCATCAAAACGTGTTGTGGTAAAACGCCCAGATTATGCCCCCTTCCTGAATGAGCAAAAGCCCAGTATGCAGATTGAGACGAAGAAAAATCGATTTGACGTTTATGTTAAAGCCGCAATGCGTTAATTCGTCAGTGTGGTGTACTCATACTTTTTATTCATACGTTTGTAGTGGGGCAGAGTAAATCTAATAAGGAAAACGTACGATTTACTGTTTTGCCGCTTAACGTTAGATCTTTTTTAATTCCTTGATTTTATTGTCTTTACTCTTTCATTTCGATTCTGTTTTTGCTTTTTTTAAGTCCCTTTGATGCAAGCTGTGTGTGATTGCCTATACTGTTCAGGTTGAAGGGACTAAGAAAAAAGTCTGCTTTTACGTCTAGACGTACAAATACATTAAACTGTCATAAAAGTTTAATAGTCTACCACCTGCAAATGACCAAGGGGGTTTTGACGTATGCGAGTGTCTTCTTTTACTAGATTACTGGCAATATTACTCACAGCAGCAAGTATCATGCTAGCAGCTACGTTGTTCTGGGCGAGCCAAGTACTCAGTACACTCGACAAACAAAATACCACTTATTCTGCATTGAAGAATAAAGTATTAGTTGATTTGTCGGGTACGATTGAAGATTATTTAAGTGCTGGAGACAGCCAGTATTTGTCTAAAGCCTCTGAAATTATTCAACAAATTCAAAAAGAATCACTGCCAAATTTACCTAGCGATTTATCAAGCAAATTGGGTACCCAATTGACAGCGCTTGGCGCCGATATTCAAGGTAAATATCGAGCAATTGGGAAGCTCTCGGGCAATGAACTTGCGTTGCTTGATAATGCGCTCAGACAGATGACGGGCTCAGCATCATCAATGGTCAATTACGCATTAGAAGCAAAAGACCATCCGCTTGCGCCAACATACCTAAAGGCGAGCAAAGACTACTTTATCGAAGTAACAAACCTATCAATTTACACGTATACCCAAGTGATGAACGCCAGTGAAACGGCGAAACAAAATTTACATCATAGCGTTGAAGAGTTGTTGTCAATCGCGGCCAAAATAGAGCAATTAGATAATTTGGGTGTGATGGAAGCACTGGATGAAGATGAAGCTTTCTTTGGTGCAGAAGCTGAAGATAAAGCGCTGAATATTAAATCGGAGTTGGTGAGTTGGCCTAAGCGATTTGAACGAGATTTAGCTAACACGCTTGAGCAAACGGAGCAGCGCCGTATTGGTATTGAATCATTAAGAGCCGATATAAAACGAATTTCCAATACCATCCTCAGCGCCGAGCAGGCATTAAAACAAGAACAAAATGATTTAAAACTAAACGTACTTTGGTTCTTTAGCACGGCGATTGGGTTGTTAGTTATGTTGGCTGCAGGCGTTTATTTTGTACAACGTAATCAGGTGCTTAATCCGCTTCGCCAATT is part of the Pseudoalteromonas xiamenensis genome and encodes:
- a CDS encoding methyl-accepting chemotaxis protein, with product MRVSSFTRLLAILLTAASIMLAATLFWASQVLSTLDKQNTTYSALKNKVLVDLSGTIEDYLSAGDSQYLSKASEIIQQIQKESLPNLPSDLSSKLGTQLTALGADIQGKYRAIGKLSGNELALLDNALRQMTGSASSMVNYALEAKDHPLAPTYLKASKDYFIEVTNLSIYTYTQVMNASETAKQNLHHSVEELLSIAAKIEQLDNLGVMEALDEDEAFFGAEAEDKALNIKSELVSWPKRFERDLANTLEQTEQRRIGIESLRADIKRISNTILSAEQALKQEQNDLKLNVLWFFSTAIGLLVMLAAGVYFVQRNQVLNPLRQLRSGFAYLLESNELKRIENLNAKTEVGEIANYFNRLLERQQAENEARQEMLSVVNDFMQEMSVNLTDISKQSEHTSRQVEQTQGMLEDIKELGGQVDDINNEVFENARSTLQTMSQSVGFAEDMLKASSNTQGRVESGLSSLNELLVGVSDVGKVIEMIRTIAEQTNLLALNAAIESARAGEHGRGFAVVADEVRKLAQQTQNSLADINQQLQILSENSSKVSNEISALASDAEMQTAHAKELRSNSSAVAERAQQANRVADSAKGLADQQNSLLSSFSESMLNMKRQVDSSNAQVTDIQARLHQQMEKIRVSLGL
- a CDS encoding class I SAM-dependent methyltransferase; this translates as MVIHTPFSENRPYLDELESAFELQAWSDSHERYRLVYDEKGLQLFKSDEPKLGAVYVDFVTGAAAHRRKYGGGKGQAIAKAVGLNKGATPKVLDATAGLGRDAFVLAALGCEVMLHERHPVVAALLFDGLQRAYSDAEIGQWMQTHMKMAFGTSHQLLIESAFQPDVVYLDPMFPHREKSALVKKEMRVFQTLVGGDDDADALLPFAMSLASKRVVVKRPDYAPFLNEQKPSMQIETKKNRFDVYVKAAMR